A genomic stretch from Triplophysa dalaica isolate WHDGS20190420 chromosome 4, ASM1584641v1, whole genome shotgun sequence includes:
- the ssna1 gene encoding Sjoegren syndrome nuclear autoantigen 1, with product MTQQGAALQTYNNELVKCIEELCSKREDLNRLIQQEEAEKARLQHDVRVLTEKLSRVNESLARRLSARSDFDRTIAETEAAYMKILESSQTLLNVLKKETGNLTKATEPRSNKDH from the exons ATGACCCAGCAAGGAGCAGCGCTGCAGACCTACAACAATGAACTTGTCAAGT GTATAGAAGAGCTGTGCTCTAAAAGAGAAGATCTGAACAGGTTGATCCAGCAGGAGGAAGCAGAGAAGGCTCGTCTGCAGCACGACGTCCGTGTGCTGACGGAGAAGCTGAGCCGCGTTAATGAGAGTCTGGCACGCCGGCTCAGTGCTCGCTCTGATTTTGACCGCACAATAGCAGAGACGGAGGCTGCGTACATGAAG ATTCTTGAAAGTTCTCAAACGCTTTTAAATGTTCTGAAGAAGGAAACGGGAAATCTGACTAAAGCCACTGAACCCAGAAGTAACAAAGATCATTGA